A single genomic interval of Heliangelus exortis chromosome 20, bHelExo1.hap1, whole genome shotgun sequence harbors:
- the TVP23C gene encoding Golgi apparatus membrane protein TVP23 homolog C isoform X2: MQRQDSSDDIEDVSLFDADDDLSRRSKKSKIRHPIASFFHLFFRVSAIVVYLLCELLTSSFIACMVTIILLLSCDFWAVKNVTGRLLVGLRWWNQVDDDGRSHWVFEARKVSAQGRKTSSEAESRIFWLGLITCPMIWVIFAFSALFSFKVKWQWLGWEWCCREPTSMAMSGVKLAAERT, translated from the exons ATGCAGCGGCAG GACAGCAGTGATGACATTGAGGATGTGTCTCTCTTTGATGCAGATGATGATTTATCCAGAAGATCAAAGAAGTCAAAAATAAG GCACCCAATTGCATCATTTTTCCACTTATTCTTCCGGGTCAGTGCCATAGTTGTGTATCTGCTCTGTGAGCTCTTAACCAGCAGCTTTATTGCCTGCATGGTGACAATTATCCTCCTCCTGTCCTGTGACTTTTGGGCTGTAAAG aATGTCACAGGGAGGCTGCTGGTTGGGCTTCGCTGGTGGAACCAGGTGGATGATGATGGGAGGAGTCACTGGGTATTTGAAGCCAGGAAG gTGTCAGCACAAGGCAGGAAAACCTCCTCAGAAGCAGAGTCCCGAATTTTCTGGCTGGGTCTCATCACCTGCCCTATGATCTGGGTCATCTTTGCTTTCAgtgctctcttttctttcaaagtgaAATG GCAGTGGTTGGGATGGGAGTGGTGCTGCAGGGAGCCAACCTCTATGGCTATGTCAGGTGTAAagttggcagcagaaagaaCTTGA
- the TVP23C gene encoding Golgi apparatus membrane protein TVP23 homolog C isoform X1, which produces MQRQDSSDDIEDVSLFDADDDLSRRSKKSKIRHPIASFFHLFFRVSAIVVYLLCELLTSSFIACMVTIILLLSCDFWAVKNVTGRLLVGLRWWNQVDDDGRSHWVFEARKVSAQGRKTSSEAESRIFWLGLITCPMIWVIFAFSALFSFKVKWLAVVGMGVVLQGANLYGYVRCKVGSRKNLTSMATSYLGKQLLRQTVAKEDQAAS; this is translated from the exons ATGCAGCGGCAG GACAGCAGTGATGACATTGAGGATGTGTCTCTCTTTGATGCAGATGATGATTTATCCAGAAGATCAAAGAAGTCAAAAATAAG GCACCCAATTGCATCATTTTTCCACTTATTCTTCCGGGTCAGTGCCATAGTTGTGTATCTGCTCTGTGAGCTCTTAACCAGCAGCTTTATTGCCTGCATGGTGACAATTATCCTCCTCCTGTCCTGTGACTTTTGGGCTGTAAAG aATGTCACAGGGAGGCTGCTGGTTGGGCTTCGCTGGTGGAACCAGGTGGATGATGATGGGAGGAGTCACTGGGTATTTGAAGCCAGGAAG gTGTCAGCACAAGGCAGGAAAACCTCCTCAGAAGCAGAGTCCCGAATTTTCTGGCTGGGTCTCATCACCTGCCCTATGATCTGGGTCATCTTTGCTTTCAgtgctctcttttctttcaaagtgaAATGGTTG GCAGTGGTTGGGATGGGAGTGGTGCTGCAGGGAGCCAACCTCTATGGCTATGTCAGGTGTAAagttggcagcagaaagaaCTTGACCAGCATGGCCACCAGCTACCTGGGGAAGCAGCTCCTCAGGCAG ACTGTGGCTAAAGAGGACCAGGCAGCATCCTGA